The following proteins are co-located in the Paludibaculum fermentans genome:
- a CDS encoding anti-sigma factor family protein has product MTTHQHDKRDPACLEVFAKLSEYVDGELDAVECQEVEAHIADCPPCVEFLQSLKRCVAAERQFQGREECGPVPPELEQRLKSAWQAALARRHHA; this is encoded by the coding sequence ATGACGACGCACCAACACGACAAGCGCGATCCAGCCTGCCTGGAAGTGTTCGCGAAACTCTCTGAATACGTCGATGGGGAATTGGACGCGGTCGAGTGCCAGGAGGTGGAAGCGCACATCGCCGACTGTCCGCCGTGCGTCGAGTTCCTGCAGAGCCTGAAGCGGTGTGTGGCCGCGGAGCGGCAATTCCAGGGCAGGGAAGAGTGCGGTCCGGTGCCTCCGGAGTTGGAGCAACGGCTGAAATCGGCCTGGCAGGCGGCGCTGGCCCGGCGTCATCACGCGTAG
- a CDS encoding c-type cytochrome codes for MKRILIGLVAGAVISQAAVLVGDSSRGAALFKSQNCETCHSINGEGGKMAPDLGKRASRGYSPADLAALMWNHAPQMWSAMEKANLTKPKLDSQQSADLFAYFFAARYFEKKGDAGRGRQLFVSKGCAECHNITSTNGLGGTPVMKWASVTDPIELARQMWNHSPKMRDTMGAKGMKMPILTALEMNDIAVYLQNLPQTKNLKPEFAPASPTTGETLFQAKGCIGCHVGENSLAKKSSMRTASEFAASMWNHSSKMKQQSELLPEEMRRLVGYIWALQFATDDGLAARGQKVFEARGCGNCHDKGLAPKLAMGERANSYEMISVLWGHGPSMQKQMASQGIKWPRFENTDMSDLLAYLRTRR; via the coding sequence ATGAAGCGAATCTTAATAGGGTTGGTCGCCGGCGCGGTCATCTCGCAGGCAGCCGTCCTGGTGGGCGACTCCTCGCGCGGCGCGGCGCTCTTCAAAAGTCAAAACTGCGAAACCTGCCATAGCATAAACGGCGAAGGCGGAAAAATGGCTCCGGATCTGGGCAAACGCGCCAGCCGGGGCTACTCCCCCGCCGATCTGGCGGCCCTGATGTGGAATCACGCGCCCCAGATGTGGTCTGCCATGGAAAAGGCGAACCTGACCAAGCCCAAGCTGGACAGCCAGCAATCGGCCGATCTGTTCGCTTACTTCTTTGCCGCCCGCTACTTCGAGAAGAAGGGCGACGCCGGCCGCGGCCGCCAGCTTTTCGTCTCCAAGGGCTGCGCGGAATGCCACAACATCACCTCCACCAACGGGCTGGGCGGCACACCGGTCATGAAGTGGGCATCGGTTACCGATCCCATCGAACTGGCTCGCCAGATGTGGAACCACTCGCCCAAGATGCGGGACACGATGGGCGCCAAGGGCATGAAGATGCCCATCCTCACCGCCCTGGAGATGAACGACATCGCGGTCTATCTCCAGAACCTCCCGCAGACGAAGAACCTCAAGCCGGAGTTCGCGCCGGCCTCGCCGACCACGGGCGAAACCCTGTTCCAGGCCAAGGGCTGCATCGGCTGCCACGTCGGCGAAAACAGCCTGGCGAAGAAGTCCTCCATGCGCACGGCCAGCGAATTCGCCGCGTCGATGTGGAACCACTCTTCCAAAATGAAGCAGCAGTCCGAACTGTTGCCCGAAGAGATGCGCCGCCTGGTCGGCTACATCTGGGCCCTGCAGTTCGCCACCGATGACGGCCTGGCTGCCCGCGGCCAGAAGGTCTTCGAAGCCCGCGGCTGCGGCAACTGCCACGACAAGGGCCTGGCGCCGAAACTGGCGATGGGCGAACGGGCCAACTCTTACGAGATGATCTCGGTCCTCTGGGGCCACGGCCCGTCCATGCAAAAGCAGATGGCGAGCCAGGGCATCAAATGGCCGCGATTCGAGAACACCGACATGTCGGACCTGCTGGCGTATCTCCGGACGCGCCGCTAG
- a CDS encoding TolC family protein — MRIVFLSIAAALGARAQDPLSLRDAVKMALAKHPAVEAASARIQAAGARVDQARGGLMPQVRYTEMFQSGNNPVYVFGALLTQRQFTANNFALGSLNRPDPLNNFQSTVTAEQLLYDFGGLRKTIHAAELGRKISEEEKKSAELMLAAGTARAYHGVTLASEGLTVAREALKTAEADQARAETIRAAGMATDADVLSIKVHVASMREQVIRRQADLRIAQASLNDALGLPLDTQHKLTTELTPAGAALKTEAVRRPEIEMARLGQEAATAQAAAAKAGYWPQFFLRGAFEADRQNFATKGGANWMFAAGLKWTLFDGNRTRNAVAEAQSMSHAAAAGQRQVQSAVQLEVRRAQAEFDSATERIQVTDATIAQAEESLRILRNRYSNGLATVTDLLRAQTALLDAKMRRLGSIYEQRLAAVAVEQAEGILNGDSNVLQ, encoded by the coding sequence ATGAGAATCGTCTTTCTTTCGATCGCGGCCGCTCTCGGCGCCCGGGCGCAGGATCCCCTCAGCCTTCGCGATGCCGTCAAGATGGCCCTCGCGAAACATCCCGCCGTGGAAGCAGCCTCAGCCCGGATCCAGGCCGCCGGAGCCCGTGTCGACCAGGCGCGCGGAGGCCTCATGCCGCAGGTCCGCTACACCGAAATGTTCCAGTCGGGCAACAACCCTGTCTACGTCTTCGGAGCCCTGCTCACCCAGCGCCAGTTCACCGCCAACAACTTCGCCCTGGGCTCCCTCAATCGTCCGGATCCTCTCAACAATTTCCAGTCCACGGTCACCGCCGAACAATTGCTCTACGATTTCGGCGGCTTACGCAAAACCATCCATGCCGCGGAATTGGGCCGGAAAATCTCGGAAGAAGAGAAAAAGTCGGCGGAGTTGATGCTGGCCGCCGGCACCGCTCGCGCCTATCACGGCGTCACCTTGGCCTCCGAAGGGCTCACCGTCGCCCGCGAAGCCCTCAAGACCGCCGAAGCCGACCAGGCCCGCGCCGAAACCATCCGCGCCGCCGGCATGGCCACCGACGCCGATGTCCTCTCGATTAAGGTGCACGTCGCCTCCATGCGCGAGCAGGTCATCCGCCGCCAGGCCGACCTGCGCATCGCCCAGGCCTCCTTGAACGACGCGCTCGGCCTGCCGCTCGACACCCAGCACAAACTCACCACCGAACTCACGCCCGCCGGTGCTGCCCTCAAAACCGAAGCCGTCCGCCGGCCGGAGATCGAGATGGCCCGTTTAGGCCAGGAAGCCGCCACCGCCCAGGCCGCCGCCGCCAAGGCCGGCTACTGGCCCCAGTTCTTCCTGCGCGGAGCTTTCGAAGCCGACCGCCAGAACTTCGCCACGAAGGGCGGAGCCAACTGGATGTTCGCCGCCGGCCTGAAGTGGACCCTCTTTGACGGTAATCGCACCCGAAACGCCGTAGCCGAGGCCCAGTCGATGTCTCATGCCGCTGCCGCCGGCCAGCGCCAGGTGCAGAGTGCCGTCCAACTGGAAGTCCGCCGCGCCCAGGCCGAGTTCGACTCCGCTACTGAGCGCATCCAGGTCACCGACGCCACCATTGCCCAGGCCGAGGAGAGCCTCCGCATCCTGCGCAACCGCTACTCGAATGGCCTCGCCACCGTCACTGACCTCCTGCGCGCCCAAACCGCCCTCCTCGACGCCAAGATGCGCCGCCTGGGCTCGATCTATGAACAACGTCTGGCGGCCGTCGCCGTGGAGCAGGCCGAAGGAATTCTGAATGGAGATTCGAATGTTCTGCAGTAA
- a CDS encoding porin family protein produces MRIWLALLLPLTLLAQESADKKEATTEKKDEKAAAESPQPQKEKELTGYIDVGARWVGRAGDFNTYRSLVNLSQGTRLLGMDIGYEPAANRLFTSLRIQGYNWGGDPYNTARFDLQKRGIYRYVGSYSNIAYYNYLPSFADVTANKGVYMNQRSYDTTRRNFENELTLFPGARIMPYLGYSRNSDSGNGITTLVADMNEYPLRNLITWGMNEVRGGVRIEMNRWHVTLEEGGTNFKDDQGVYSTEKLTGNRTSPYLGQSLYLLSGAQYYRVRGNGAYTKVLLTANPWNWLDLSGTLVRTAPKTYATYNDTLKGSLVSGDDPLLIIPQITDSYYGNVRMPHTSANASAEVRPMERLRVRTTWETDRFHTSGSGVLTTSYFLTTTAATGTPVTGTDGERLDVTRNRQQVEALYDISKKYTVRGGYRYEWGSVILKANQFITDNPTERGELQRHVGLFGFLARPVTRLTLTGDFELADGVKTYYRSGLMDTKRINLQSRLSLPKSLFFNLLYSRFDNKNPTTGINLDATSQATSANLQWMPKDGKRISIIADYTRSTIKSDFNYLYPLGLFPVQSLYRDNAHSGTLMADLRLPLGRNYSGHLTFGGSFVTTAGTRPSNYYQPQGRIQLPVTPKLEFFSEWKYYGLHQPNYYYEGFRSNMFTGGVRFVM; encoded by the coding sequence ATGAGAATCTGGCTGGCATTACTTCTGCCGCTGACGCTTCTGGCGCAGGAGTCTGCCGACAAAAAGGAAGCGACGACCGAAAAGAAAGACGAGAAGGCGGCCGCTGAATCGCCGCAGCCTCAAAAAGAGAAGGAACTCACCGGGTATATCGACGTCGGCGCACGCTGGGTCGGGCGCGCCGGCGACTTCAATACCTATCGCAGCCTGGTCAACCTCAGCCAGGGCACCCGCCTGCTGGGCATGGATATCGGCTATGAACCGGCGGCCAACCGCCTGTTTACCAGCCTGCGCATCCAGGGCTACAACTGGGGCGGCGATCCTTACAATACGGCCCGCTTCGACCTGCAGAAACGCGGCATCTACCGCTACGTCGGCAGCTACTCGAACATCGCCTACTACAACTACCTGCCCTCTTTCGCCGATGTCACCGCGAACAAGGGTGTCTACATGAACCAGCGTTCCTACGACACCACGCGCCGCAACTTCGAGAACGAGCTCACCTTGTTCCCGGGCGCCCGCATCATGCCCTACCTGGGCTACTCGCGCAACTCCGACAGCGGCAACGGCATCACCACGCTGGTCGCCGACATGAACGAGTATCCGCTGCGCAATCTCATCACCTGGGGCATGAACGAAGTGCGCGGCGGCGTCCGCATCGAAATGAACCGCTGGCACGTGACGCTGGAAGAAGGCGGCACGAACTTCAAGGACGACCAGGGCGTCTACTCCACCGAGAAGCTCACCGGCAACCGCACCAGCCCCTATCTGGGCCAGTCGCTTTACCTGCTGAGCGGAGCCCAGTACTACCGCGTCCGCGGCAATGGCGCCTATACCAAGGTGCTGCTCACCGCCAATCCGTGGAACTGGCTCGACCTCTCCGGCACACTCGTCCGGACCGCCCCCAAGACCTACGCCACCTACAACGACACGTTGAAAGGCAGCCTGGTTTCGGGTGACGATCCCCTGCTGATCATCCCGCAGATCACCGACTCCTATTACGGCAACGTCCGCATGCCGCACACCTCGGCCAATGCCAGCGCCGAGGTCCGGCCCATGGAACGGCTGCGCGTCCGCACCACCTGGGAGACCGACCGTTTCCACACCAGCGGCAGCGGCGTCCTCACCACCTCCTACTTCCTCACCACCACGGCCGCCACCGGCACACCGGTTACCGGCACCGATGGCGAGCGCCTCGATGTCACCCGCAACCGGCAGCAGGTGGAAGCGCTCTACGACATCTCGAAGAAGTACACCGTTCGCGGCGGCTACCGCTACGAATGGGGCAGTGTCATCCTCAAGGCCAACCAGTTCATCACCGACAATCCCACTGAGCGCGGCGAACTGCAGCGCCACGTCGGCTTGTTCGGCTTCCTCGCCCGGCCCGTCACCCGGTTGACCCTCACCGGCGACTTCGAACTGGCCGACGGCGTGAAAACCTACTACCGCAGTGGCCTGATGGACACCAAACGCATCAACCTCCAGAGCCGCCTCAGCTTGCCCAAGAGCCTGTTCTTCAACCTGCTCTACAGCCGGTTCGACAACAAGAACCCAACCACGGGCATCAATCTCGACGCGACTTCCCAGGCGACTTCGGCCAACCTGCAATGGATGCCGAAAGACGGCAAGCGCATCAGCATCATCGCGGACTACACCCGCTCCACCATCAAGAGCGACTTCAACTACCTCTATCCCCTGGGGCTCTTTCCGGTTCAATCGCTCTACCGCGACAACGCGCACAGCGGCACGCTCATGGCCGACTTGCGATTGCCGCTCGGCAGGAACTACAGTGGACATCTGACCTTTGGCGGCTCATTCGTCACGACGGCGGGCACCCGCCCGTCGAACTACTATCAGCCGCAGGGCCGCATCCAACTCCCCGTGACACCCAAGCTGGAGTTCTTCTCGGAGTGGAAGTACTATGGGCTGCATCAGCCTAACTACTACTACGAAGGCTTCCGCTCGAACATGTTCACAGGCGGCGTGCGGTTCGTGATGTAA
- a CDS encoding PadR family transcriptional regulator, with protein MPKRDTPDMLQGTLDMLILQTLVMGPAHGHTIAHVIEHRSEEVLQVEHGSLYPALHRLEDRGWIASFWGTSENNRKARYYRLTPAGRKQLVAETDRWTQLARAVERVIRPVEE; from the coding sequence ATGCCGAAGCGCGACACGCCCGATATGCTCCAGGGCACCCTGGACATGCTGATCCTGCAGACCCTGGTGATGGGGCCGGCCCATGGCCATACCATTGCCCATGTGATCGAGCACCGGTCCGAGGAGGTGCTGCAGGTGGAGCACGGGTCGCTGTATCCGGCGCTGCACCGGCTGGAGGATCGCGGCTGGATCGCCTCGTTCTGGGGCACCTCGGAAAATAATCGCAAGGCGCGCTACTACCGGCTGACTCCGGCGGGGCGTAAGCAACTGGTGGCGGAGACGGATCGCTGGACGCAACTGGCGCGGGCCGTGGAGCGCGTGATCCGGCCAGTGGAGGAGTGA
- a CDS encoding DmsE family decaheme c-type cytochrome — MTFRLLPWTAAVALSVLAAGASQDQKPPDKSAAQQDAKPAAPAKKEFIGSETCAGCHEDISTAFKKNPHSILETNKKRGWETKACESCHGPGSVHAETNSADDIRSPKQMKPSAIDAMCLNCHKNQQTHVGRLQSSHARNNVPCTSCHNMHKQGEESSEYQFKRAAGINQKCSSCHRDVAASFAKPNHHRIPEGAMSCTGCHNPHASNLNRNLRLSGGNEPGCFACHADKRGPFVFEHAPSRNEPCATCHEPHGSSNPRMLKRAEVAPLCLECHSNIQSPPAATTVGGIPPALHDMRSPRFRNCTTCHQKIHGSNVNGALLR; from the coding sequence ATGACTTTCCGGTTATTGCCGTGGACCGCGGCCGTGGCGCTGTCGGTTTTGGCGGCGGGTGCGTCACAGGATCAGAAGCCGCCGGACAAATCCGCGGCGCAGCAGGATGCAAAGCCTGCCGCGCCCGCGAAAAAAGAATTCATAGGGTCGGAGACCTGCGCGGGTTGTCACGAGGACATCAGCACTGCTTTTAAAAAGAATCCTCATTCCATCCTCGAAACCAACAAGAAGCGCGGTTGGGAGACCAAAGCCTGCGAATCGTGTCACGGACCGGGGTCGGTCCACGCCGAGACCAATTCGGCCGACGACATCCGCAGCCCGAAGCAGATGAAGCCCTCGGCGATCGACGCCATGTGCCTCAACTGCCATAAGAATCAGCAGACACACGTAGGCCGGTTGCAGAGCAGCCACGCCCGCAACAACGTACCTTGCACCTCCTGCCACAACATGCACAAGCAGGGCGAGGAGTCGAGCGAGTACCAGTTCAAGCGGGCCGCCGGCATCAATCAGAAGTGCTCCAGCTGCCATCGTGATGTGGCCGCCAGTTTCGCCAAGCCCAATCATCACCGCATCCCGGAAGGCGCCATGAGCTGCACCGGTTGCCACAACCCGCATGCCAGCAACCTGAACCGCAACCTGCGGCTTTCGGGTGGAAATGAGCCGGGTTGCTTTGCCTGCCATGCCGACAAGCGCGGCCCGTTCGTCTTCGAACACGCGCCCAGCCGCAATGAACCCTGCGCCACCTGCCACGAACCGCATGGATCCTCCAATCCGCGCATGCTCAAGCGGGCTGAAGTCGCCCCGTTGTGCCTGGAATGCCACTCCAATATCCAGTCACCCCCGGCGGCCACGACGGTGGGCGGAATTCCTCCGGCGCTGCACGACATGCGCAGCCCGCGGTTCCGCAACTGCACCACCTGTCATCAGAAGATCCACGGTTCGAACGTGAATGGGGCGTTGCTGCGATGA
- a CDS encoding OsmC family protein, which yields MELTVNYLGDAQFEAEARGHKIICDQPLDNGGADEGMTPPELLLASLATCAGYYAVQYLNVRKLESAGLRVKITAEKAKAPARLDQFVIGIEVPGVFEEKDVEGLRRSAEKCLIKNTMLATPAIAVEIRTGSTVSPVVEELSPASR from the coding sequence ATGGAACTTACTGTCAACTATTTAGGCGATGCGCAGTTTGAGGCCGAAGCTCGCGGGCACAAGATTATCTGCGATCAGCCGCTGGACAACGGCGGGGCGGATGAGGGCATGACTCCTCCGGAGCTGTTGCTGGCTTCACTGGCCACTTGCGCTGGGTATTACGCAGTACAGTATCTGAATGTCCGCAAGCTGGAGAGCGCGGGTTTGCGCGTGAAGATCACGGCGGAGAAGGCGAAGGCGCCGGCGCGGTTGGACCAGTTTGTGATTGGGATTGAGGTGCCGGGCGTGTTTGAAGAGAAGGACGTTGAAGGACTCCGTCGTTCGGCGGAGAAATGCCTGATCAAGAACACCATGCTGGCCACGCCGGCGATTGCCGTGGAGATTCGGACGGGGTCCACGGTATCGCCGGTTGTTGAGGAGCTTAGTCCGGCAAGCCGCTGA
- a CDS encoding ABC transporter permease, with protein MGWMKYFRRARWARERAEEIDCYIEIETAENVERGMAPDEARAAAQRKFGNRQLVQEEIREMNTIQPLETLVRDVRYAARALRRSPGFFCTAVLTLALGIGANTAIFSIVDSLLLRPLPYPQADRLAQVSLEYRGQGGGLITAVNGRIWELIRDGSPGLDKAVYSASVTGINLAFPGQNRAEFARQQRVGSGYFRVLGVAPRVGREFSADEDRVGGQQVAVISHALWQRVFAGDPGVTGKTIHLRGEPHQVVGVMPADFRTNSVVDVWTPLKPSTGGEGEGTNYHVIARLPESLSWAAVQQQLAAIWAARPRTRRTNQVEEYRLIAFPLQASFTRDIRTPLLILWSAVGMVLLIACVNIASLLLARAGSRSRELATRLALGCGRAGVVRQLLTESVLVSAAGGLLGLAMGYFALSGLEKLAGDLFPVWQPVQVDMRVLAATLGLSLLTSLVFGLAPALHFSRIDIHGNLIQGGSRGHAGRANHWPQRFLVVTEVALGVILLVSAGLLLRSFAHLRGLDPGFDPNRVLTASFSLQDARYKDPVAVGRLFRTGLERMRQIPGVESAAVTLSLPFEGALNVGFHRLDGPAAREQGRTEITNFTYVTPSYFETLRIPLRRGRVLQNSDSASTAPVAVINDAFAAAYFREQEAVGSHFSLGQQQVEVVGVVGNVQSAAGWGQFGPFGQVPFIYVSSEQAPAKIMDLAHNWFAPHWVVRGTGRAAALKAGMEQAAAAVDPLLPISGFKAMDEVRAGTLAMERFMMSLLAGLAALSLLLSGIGLYGLISGSVLERTRELGIRMALGATFGQAVSSVVLPGFWLTLAGLSIGLLGAMAATRVLRSMLWGVTTTDPLTLGAVALGLILVAVAASLAPAARILRLDPANTLRHE; from the coding sequence ATGGGCTGGATGAAGTATTTCCGGCGGGCCCGGTGGGCGCGCGAGCGGGCGGAAGAGATCGACTGCTACATCGAGATCGAGACGGCGGAGAATGTCGAGCGCGGGATGGCTCCGGACGAGGCGCGGGCGGCGGCGCAGCGCAAGTTCGGCAACCGGCAACTGGTGCAGGAGGAGATCCGCGAGATGAATACGATCCAGCCGTTGGAGACGCTGGTGCGCGACGTTCGCTATGCCGCGCGGGCCTTGCGGCGGAGCCCTGGATTCTTCTGCACCGCGGTGCTGACGCTGGCGCTGGGCATTGGCGCGAATACGGCGATCTTCAGCATTGTCGACTCGCTGCTGCTGCGGCCGCTGCCGTATCCCCAGGCGGACCGGCTGGCCCAGGTCTCGCTGGAGTATCGGGGGCAGGGCGGCGGGCTGATCACGGCGGTGAACGGACGGATCTGGGAGCTGATCCGGGATGGTTCGCCGGGCTTGGACAAGGCGGTGTATAGCGCCTCAGTGACGGGCATCAACCTGGCGTTCCCGGGGCAGAACCGGGCGGAGTTCGCAAGGCAGCAGAGGGTGGGCAGCGGTTACTTCCGGGTGCTGGGCGTGGCTCCGAGGGTGGGCCGCGAGTTTTCAGCGGACGAAGACCGGGTGGGCGGCCAGCAGGTGGCGGTGATCAGCCATGCTCTGTGGCAGCGGGTATTCGCAGGTGATCCGGGTGTCACGGGCAAGACGATCCATCTGCGCGGCGAGCCGCACCAGGTGGTGGGCGTGATGCCGGCGGATTTCCGGACAAACTCCGTGGTGGATGTCTGGACGCCCCTCAAACCGAGTACAGGCGGGGAAGGGGAGGGTACGAACTACCATGTGATCGCGCGGCTGCCGGAAAGCCTGTCATGGGCGGCCGTCCAGCAGCAACTGGCGGCGATCTGGGCTGCCCGGCCGCGCACACGCCGGACGAATCAGGTGGAAGAGTATCGTCTGATTGCATTCCCGCTGCAGGCCAGTTTCACGCGGGACATCCGCACTCCGCTGCTAATCCTGTGGAGCGCGGTGGGCATGGTGCTTTTGATTGCCTGCGTGAACATCGCCAGCCTGCTGCTGGCCCGCGCGGGTAGCCGATCGCGGGAACTGGCGACGCGGCTGGCCCTGGGCTGTGGCCGGGCCGGGGTCGTGCGGCAACTGCTAACGGAGAGTGTTCTGGTTTCGGCGGCGGGCGGTTTGCTGGGGCTCGCGATGGGGTACTTCGCCCTTTCGGGCCTGGAGAAACTGGCCGGCGACCTGTTCCCGGTGTGGCAACCGGTGCAGGTGGATATGCGGGTACTGGCCGCGACCTTGGGCCTCTCGCTGTTGACCAGCCTGGTGTTCGGACTGGCTCCGGCGCTGCATTTCAGCCGGATCGACATCCACGGGAACCTGATCCAGGGCGGCAGCCGGGGGCACGCGGGGCGGGCGAATCACTGGCCGCAGCGGTTCCTGGTGGTGACGGAAGTCGCGTTGGGTGTGATCCTGCTGGTCTCGGCCGGACTGCTGCTGCGGAGCTTCGCGCATCTGCGGGGCCTGGATCCCGGCTTTGATCCAAACCGTGTGCTGACAGCGAGTTTCTCGTTGCAGGATGCGCGGTATAAGGATCCGGTGGCCGTGGGGCGGCTGTTCCGGACTGGCCTGGAACGGATGCGGCAGATTCCGGGCGTGGAGTCGGCCGCGGTGACGTTGAGCCTGCCGTTCGAGGGTGCATTGAACGTGGGCTTTCACCGGTTGGATGGGCCGGCGGCTCGGGAACAGGGCCGCACGGAGATCACGAATTTCACTTACGTGACGCCGTCTTATTTTGAGACGCTGCGAATTCCGCTGCGGCGGGGGCGAGTTTTGCAGAATTCCGATTCGGCGTCGACGGCGCCTGTGGCGGTGATCAATGACGCGTTTGCGGCTGCGTACTTCCGCGAACAGGAGGCGGTGGGCAGCCACTTCTCGTTGGGCCAGCAGCAGGTTGAGGTAGTGGGGGTCGTGGGCAATGTGCAGTCGGCCGCGGGCTGGGGGCAGTTCGGGCCCTTCGGGCAGGTGCCTTTCATCTACGTCTCATCGGAGCAGGCTCCGGCGAAGATCATGGACCTGGCGCACAACTGGTTTGCTCCGCACTGGGTGGTGCGGGGCACTGGCCGCGCCGCCGCGCTGAAGGCCGGCATGGAGCAGGCCGCGGCGGCGGTGGATCCGCTGCTGCCGATCTCCGGTTTCAAGGCAATGGACGAGGTGCGCGCCGGGACGCTGGCGATGGAGCGCTTCATGATGTCGCTGCTGGCCGGGCTGGCGGCGCTCTCGCTGCTGTTGTCGGGGATCGGCCTGTATGGGTTGATCTCGGGCAGTGTGCTGGAGCGGACCCGGGAGTTGGGCATTCGCATGGCGCTGGGGGCTACGTTCGGCCAGGCGGTGAGTTCGGTGGTGTTGCCTGGATTCTGGCTGACACTGGCAGGCCTTTCGATTGGATTGCTGGGCGCAATGGCGGCGACGAGGGTGCTGCGCAGCATGCTTTGGGGCGTCACGACGACTGATCCGCTGACGCTGGGGGCGGTGGCTTTGGGCCTGATATTAGTGGCGGTGGCGGCGAGCCTGGCTCCGGCGGCGCGAATTTTAAGGCTGGATCCGGCAAATACACTGCGACACGAATAA
- a CDS encoding RNA polymerase sigma factor: protein MTTVSRIAPEVEWARRLLAGDESAFTPFVESFQHRIFQYTWLMCGQREDAEEVAQDTLLKIFESFDQLEDPERVKAWVFRIAKNYCLMKRRKSVFAPDRELSLDELLPGQEGDRPIQVADTSELPEGRVLRQELSEELERAMRALPDTYRSVVLLRDVEDLSTADTAEVLDLTEDTVKQRLHRGRLALRKSLAAYVEKAQ, encoded by the coding sequence GTGACGACAGTTAGCCGGATTGCTCCGGAAGTGGAATGGGCGCGGCGGTTGCTGGCCGGCGACGAGTCGGCCTTTACTCCGTTCGTGGAGAGTTTCCAGCACCGGATTTTTCAGTACACCTGGCTGATGTGCGGCCAGCGGGAGGATGCGGAAGAGGTTGCGCAGGACACGCTGCTGAAGATCTTCGAGAGCTTCGACCAGTTGGAGGATCCGGAGCGCGTCAAGGCCTGGGTCTTCCGGATCGCGAAGAACTACTGCCTCATGAAGAGGCGCAAGAGCGTGTTCGCGCCGGACCGGGAGTTGTCGCTGGACGAACTGCTGCCGGGCCAGGAGGGGGACCGTCCCATCCAGGTGGCGGATACGTCCGAACTGCCGGAGGGGCGGGTGCTGCGCCAGGAGTTGAGTGAGGAGTTGGAGCGGGCTATGCGGGCGTTGCCGGATACATACCGGTCTGTGGTGCTGCTGCGCGACGTGGAAGACCTGTCTACGGCGGATACGGCGGAAGTGCTGGACCTGACAGAGGATACGGTGAAGCAGAGGCTGCACCGCGGGCGGCTTGCGCTGCGCAAGAGCCTGGCGGCGTATGTGGAGAAGGCGCAATGA